DNA from Ziziphus jujuba cultivar Dongzao chromosome 2, ASM3175591v1:
TCCCACAAAGAAGCATCTTGGTATAGCAAAAAGAGTATTAAGGTATGTCAAAGGTACCTTAGATTACGGAATAGAATATGTCAAGGGACAACAAGTTGTTTTAGTAAGGTACTGTGACAGTGACTGGAGTGGTTCTGTGGATGATATGAAAAGCACATCTGGATATGCATTTAGCTTTGGTAGTGGTGTATTCTCATGGGCCTCGGTTAAACAAAATTATGTAGCACTCTCTACAGCTGAGGTAGAATATATAAATGCCTCAGAAGCAACTGCACAGGCAATTTGGCTTCGGTTTGTGTTGGAAGATTTTGGTGAAGTGCAAGTGAAAGCTACACCTCTACACTGTGATAATACCTCAGCCATTGCCATCACAAGGAATCCAGTCTTTCACCAGAAAACTAACCACATAGACAGGAGATATCACTTCATCAAAGAGGCCTTGCAGAATGGAATTGTAGATTTGACATTTTGTGCTTCCAAAGAACAAATTGCagatatatttaccaaatcatTACCAAGGGACAGATTCAATTATTTGAGGGAAAAGCTTGGAGTTGTCTCAGCACAGAGGTTACAGGGGAGTGTTGGAATATAACCTGCTGTGCTGACATGGAGGCTAAGGCAAATATGGAAAATGAGATCATACAGGTGTATTTCACAGTGGCTCATATGCCATGTGTTATGGAACAAACTAGAAGAATGAGAAAATGAGTGCAtgaaagtgtgagagagagaaaatacagatttatgctttatataacaaaattgtAATCATTACATTTGATTATGTAAGCAAAAATATATTCTCTTCTCTCTGATATATACACcagaaaatatatacacattttttgCTCTTCtaacttttctctctctctcaagctaTCATCATCCACAATATACAATCTCTCAAGCTCCATTAACACTTAATTCACCTATTCCACGTGGCATGTATTTCAGACTCAAACACCCATCAATCTCTAGACTCCGGAGGTTGATTAGTTTATTGATGTCCTTAGGCAATACTTGAAGACAATCGCACCGACTGAGCTTCAGTGTTTGTAAATTATGTAATCTGGTGATACAATCTGGTAGTACCTTAAAACCATTATAAGAAAGATCAAGATGTCTCAAATGCTTCAGCTTACCAATAGATTTAGGCACTTTCCCAATACCACAAAGTTGCAAATCCAACGCGCGTAACAACTTCAAATTTAAAGCAATTGCATCGCATGTTGACTCACCATCACCAACACTTGTACAAAACGACAACAGTCGAACCACAATTTCAGCACATGTTGACTCACCATCACTTGTAAAAAACCAGAACATTTGAACCACAATTTCATCACATGTTGACTCATTACCCATACAAAACACCACTGGACCGTTCACTTCAGCCGCGAGAATCGTCCTCATCTTTTTAGCTTGAATCAATGAAGGTTGAATTTTTTGTACTAAATCCAAATCGAATTTGTACAACGAGACATGACATGTTTTACTGTTAATTGGTT
Protein-coding regions in this window:
- the LOC107418123 gene encoding putative disease resistance protein RGA3 codes for the protein MPAYGLKVKDKEKSWALFKKITLKQGQELSISSSVLKIGMHIVDRCGGIPFAIITIGGSLHLKNSETEWSSFLEKELSKIPQTEDDIIPTLKLSYDHLPSSLKQCFVYFALFPKDYEIDVEILVQHWMAQGFIKISDPNDCLEDVGYEFLKELLCRSFFEEVKIDDNGNVTKCKMHDLMHELAESITPSEFDRRNGIAEPINSKTCHVSLYKFDLDLVQKIQPSLIQAKKMRTILAAEVNGPVVFCMGNESTCDEIVVQMFWFFTSDGESTCAEIVVRLLSFCTSVGDGESTCDAIALNLKLLRALDLQLCGIGKVPKSIGKLKHLRHLDLSYNGFKVLPDCITRLHNLQTLKLSRCDCLQVLPKDINKLINLRSLEIDGCLSLKYMPRGIGELSVNGA